The genome window ATGGAACGATAGTCTGACATCAAAAGCCCGTCCTTCTCATCCCTGACGCTGATGTTGCTCGACATCATGCGGCCGCTGAAGGTGCCGCACTTGACCAGATTCTTGATCCACGACTGCTTACTCGACGAGGGACCCGTCTCGCTCCCGTTCATCCTCGCGCTGAGGTACTCCCGCGTGACGTCGATGCCTTGCTCGACCACGTCCGTGGGCGGGCACACCAGGGGGTTGCCTTCGACTTGGAACTTCCGAAGCTTGGTCAGGCACCCCATGGAGTTGGGGAGGACGGTGATGCTGTTGTAGCTGATATCGAGCTCGACTAGGGAGACGAGGAGGCCGATGGCGTAGGGAAGAGACTGCAAGTACTGGAAGTTCTGGCCGACGTTGAGGACTTGAAGCCGGATGAGGTTCTCGAGGCCGTCGGGAAGTGCGCGCAGGCAGTTGAGGCGGGCGTCCAGGACTCGGAGGGAAGTCATGTGCGAGGTGGAGTAGGGGAGGAAAGCGAGCTTGTTGGTGTTGACGGCCAGCTTTTGGAGGTTGGTGAGCTCGAAACCCATGGTGTCTGGGAGCTTGGTGAGCTGGTTGAAGTTGGCAATCAGCTCCTGCAAAGCCCTGTTCAGAGACATGAGAAGAATCGAAGCTCTACTACTCGGTATCGCACTTCTCTTCTCTACCATATCGAACATGCATCGGATGGTAATGTTTCCTTCGCTCAAGAGAGAGAACGTATTCCCTGGGGATTCTTCCACGAGGCTCTCGTCTGTGCCTTTTGGCCAAAGACGACTCCTTTGCGCTTGCACACACTTATTCGAGAATCCACCAAGTGGAGTAGTGACATGCTGCGAGTAGAAGGCTTACCGGCAGTCCTCGATGGTCTTCGGAAGGGACTCCATAAGGTTGCCGGAGACGTTCAAGGCCTTCAGCTTGGAGAGGCAGCCTATGGAGTTGGGCAGCGCCCTCAGCTGGTTGGAGTGCACATCCAGCACCACCAAGTTCAGCAGCCTCGCCGTCAACGACTCCGGAATGCTCTGTTCTCCAGCCCATCAGCACAAAGAAGACAGAAAACGGAAACAGAGAGCCATCAGCTAATtatccttccttccttccacCAGCAGAAACCGAAGAGAATAGAGAAGAGCAAAAATGGCATGCCATCAAGAATAACGCATTAACCAAGCAGATTTGGCTGTTCCCAACAAGCGTCAATGTCCCAATGTTGTTCTTTTCTGCTAACTAGAAATTACTTTCTGCCGAACCGATTGATGAACTCGGGAAACGGGAAAAAGGAATACTACCAAAAATGTTGACGCATGCACTCGAATCTGAAGCCCAAAACAAAATTGATCGGAAAAAGAAAAAGCTTCCTAATGTATCGCGCTTCAGAAACAAGGAATACGATCGACTTGGTAAGATGAAGAGCAGTTCTGTGCGTGCACGAAGAACTGACCTGAAGGTCATTATTTGAGAGATCAAGCTTGGTGATGATGCCGAGATTGATGGAAGGATTCGGCAGCGAGTCCAACGACATCCCACTCAAGTCCAACTCCTGTTCCTTCTTGACACCATCCGACTCGGACTCCGCTCTCTCGCTCGTCTTCGCTTCCATCCTCatctcttcccttcccttcccttcccttcccttcatcCAACAAGTCAAACAAAAACAACACAGAGAGATCAAATCGGTCGATCGATCCTAGGACAACTAGCAAACGTAAAACAGATGACCAAAGGAAGAGGCGTTTGGAAACCTACCGAGGGATTGCCGGTATCCAACTGGAGCCTTGGAATGCAGTGAGCGAAACCAGGAAGGGTGATATAAATGGCGTCAGAGGGGCGCGCAATAAATGCTGGGGAGGGAGAAAGGTCCAACGGCCGAGGGCAGTGAGGGAAATCGACCGGGCCCACTCTGCCACCGGGTACGTACGGATGTACCGTGTCCCGTGTCACGCGTGCATGACATCAGACTGGCTGGCCACCGTCTCTTCGTTGAAAAGTCAACGGGACGGCCCCCGTCCCTTTTTCGTTGAAAAGTGAACGGCTACCGCTGGttttttactctctctctctctctatctatatatatatatatatacacacactaaaAGGTAAAGTATTTCTTAGTTCAGGAAATGCGTTTTTGGAGaaaaaatttcattcataaaTCTGCATATATTAAGATAATTTAGAGTCATCCTCCTAAAGGTAGAAAATAAGCTTCATGCATGCTCCTGTGAAGTCTAAAATTAATCATCTATTACGATCCAACAataggttttctttttctttgtgtaATTGTTTCTTTACAACGAAAGAAGGTGTCTTGATACATATATGCTTTCATTTTGTGCTTGTTGTTTGACATTAGCAGCTCTTAGGATTTGGCTTTAACGAGTCCGCTTTGATTAGCTTACTGCATGCGTCTGCAAACGAAGAGTTCTTTGGAACCGTGGAATAACTGGGAAGATTCAATAGCCTCCTTCGATGCAGCGACTTCATGTGAAGACCATTACAAGGTCACGTTTGTGGGCAGCAAAACATGTTTGAATAGTTTATGCGGGAGGAGAAGATGGATTGGACGTCCGGAGTCGGCAATCCTTGTCACTTGGCAtgacttcttcatcttcttctccttcttcttctttggtattaGGTTAGGGTGGTCAATGCATACGCTTGTAGGGAGGGTGGTGGTGCTACTGAGCTTTCTTGCCCACGAAAGATGGGGCTGCCTTACACACTGCTTGCTGCACAGCAACTCGCAAAGCAAGCATCATTTTGACGCGACTTTTTAGCCATTCAGATGTGCTGCATATAGCtcaagatgaaaaagaaaaaaagataaggaGAATAGCCATGAAAGCAATGCCATCAC of Musa acuminata AAA Group cultivar baxijiao chromosome BXJ2-3, Cavendish_Baxijiao_AAA, whole genome shotgun sequence contains these proteins:
- the LOC135607381 gene encoding plant intracellular Ras-group-related LRR protein 1-like, translating into MRMEAKTSERAESESDGVKKEQELDLSGMSLDSLPNPSINLGIITKLDLSNNDLQSIPESLTARLLNLVVLDVHSNQLRALPNSIGCLSKLKALNVSGNLMESLPKTIEDCRALQELIANFNQLTKLPDTMGFELTNLQKLAVNTNKLAFLPYSTSHMTSLRVLDARLNCLRALPDGLENLIRLQVLNVGQNFQYLQSLPYAIGLLVSLVELDISYNSITVLPNSMGCLTKLRKFQVEGNPLVCPPTDVVEQGIDVTREYLSARMNGSETGPSSSKQSWIKNLVKCGTFSGRMMSSNISVRDEKDGLLMSDYRSIDGLASPRYVGIFSPRRLFSPRRASPRK